Proteins encoded together in one Marispirochaeta sp. window:
- a CDS encoding ABC transporter permease: protein MVLLSIPFSIAISVPIGFYISPRPKMARVVIYIASILMTIPSLALFGIMVVLLAPFNIGLGKVPAVLAIMLYSLLPIIRNTYTALNQVSPRMIEAARGMGLTKGQILFRIKLPLSIPVIMAGVRNAVVLGISVATFASLVGAGGLGYYIFSGISRTNFLMVLSGALVVSFLGIAVNILLTKMEDLVTPKGLKITRVKE, encoded by the coding sequence GTGGTTCTGCTCAGTATTCCTTTTTCCATCGCGATCAGCGTACCCATAGGCTTCTATATTTCCCCCCGGCCTAAAATGGCCCGGGTTGTTATCTACATTGCCAGTATCCTTATGACAATCCCCAGCCTTGCCCTCTTCGGTATTATGGTTGTTCTGCTGGCCCCCTTTAATATAGGCTTGGGAAAAGTTCCCGCTGTACTGGCGATCATGCTCTATTCCCTGCTTCCGATTATCAGAAACACCTATACAGCATTGAACCAGGTCTCACCGCGAATGATAGAAGCTGCCCGGGGTATGGGGCTGACAAAGGGACAAATACTTTTCCGCATCAAACTGCCCCTTTCCATACCGGTAATAATGGCAGGAGTACGAAATGCCGTGGTGCTTGGAATCAGTGTCGCAACTTTTGCCTCCCTGGTGGGAGCCGGGGGACTTGGCTATTACATTTTCTCCGGAATCAGCAGAACCAATTTTCTGATGGTCCTTTCCGGAGCGCTTGTGGTCTCTTTTCTTGGAATAGCAGTAAACATCCTGCTTACAAAGATGGAGGATTTGGTAACGCCAAAAGGGTTAAAGATAACCCGGGTCAAGGAGTAG
- a CDS encoding alcohol dehydrogenase catalytic domain-containing protein, with product MKQICVTKIGSLREPDENKRGQVEVLQVPEPEMGAEDVKIKVAYCAICGSDPHLAEGIFGWDPPFGIGHEISGVIVALGERASQKGLKVGDRVAGNFLGFCGKCYYCQNGQQQFCPYSEEYNSPGMSEYIVWHESQVYKLPDDVDLKTGCMLEPISIAVRIADKVQAKTGMRVAICGGGPIGLLTVQAMKMMGCVALTVIEPVESRRRIAQGYGAEYNIDPLSENINAESDRITGGLGFDVVIDCSGSVHAVAGLPEITAKGGTLLYAAMYPGDYEMPLNLFKYCYANELTISGVFIAPYTYPRAIQVMKRFSLDEFTKKVFLIDQAEDAFKAQISGEYTKILINCNKDLATN from the coding sequence ATGAAACAAATTTGTGTAACAAAGATCGGGAGCCTTCGTGAACCTGATGAAAACAAGCGGGGACAGGTAGAGGTATTGCAGGTTCCCGAACCGGAAATGGGAGCCGAGGATGTAAAGATAAAGGTGGCCTATTGCGCTATCTGCGGATCTGATCCTCATCTTGCTGAAGGAATTTTCGGATGGGATCCTCCCTTCGGAATTGGTCATGAAATCTCCGGAGTTATTGTAGCTTTAGGCGAGAGAGCTTCACAGAAGGGATTAAAGGTCGGGGACCGAGTCGCAGGAAACTTTCTTGGATTCTGCGGGAAGTGCTACTACTGTCAGAACGGTCAGCAACAGTTTTGTCCCTATTCCGAGGAATACAACAGCCCGGGAATGAGCGAGTATATCGTCTGGCATGAATCCCAGGTATACAAACTGCCGGATGATGTTGATCTGAAAACCGGATGCATGCTTGAACCGATCTCTATCGCAGTAAGGATTGCTGATAAGGTCCAGGCTAAAACCGGCATGCGGGTTGCGATTTGTGGAGGTGGTCCCATCGGTTTATTAACTGTACAGGCCATGAAAATGATGGGGTGTGTCGCTCTAACAGTGATAGAACCTGTTGAGAGTAGACGGCGAATTGCACAAGGCTATGGTGCGGAATATAACATCGATCCACTGTCTGAGAATATCAATGCTGAATCAGACAGGATTACAGGTGGACTTGGGTTTGATGTTGTAATTGACTGCTCTGGTTCTGTTCATGCTGTTGCTGGTTTGCCCGAGATAACGGCAAAGGGCGGAACTCTGTTGTATGCGGCAATGTATCCCGGAGACTATGAGATGCCGCTTAACTTGTTTAAATACTGCTATGCCAATGAGCTTACGATATCGGGTGTCTTTATTGCGCCATATACATATCCGCGGGCAATACAGGTTATGAAGCGATTCAGTTTGGATGAGTTTACCAAGAAAGTGTTCCTTATTGATCAGGCAGAAGATGCATTTAAAGCTCAGATTTCAGGCGAATATACCAAAATTCTGATTAACTGCAATAAAGACCTGGCAACAAATTGA
- a CDS encoding EAL domain-containing protein has protein sequence MMINGESGSRAENDYLTIQDDTAEAVTEGKALKTWKVLIVDDDPDVHQATAFALRGLIIEDRPVSLVHAHSAGDALERITDTPDIAVALLDVVMETEDAGLAVIKKIRELPGGQALRIILRTGQPGYAPELETIRHYDINDYKTKSELTRTRLYTSLTAAIRAYSQMKKMEEMRAGLEMVVEASTELNQKRGLERFAEGVVEQLCALLSIEPEGLICAQAGGADNRESLHIIAAAGRYSNLIEQPLANLGNPGIQKAIERCLKKRCTLYDHGLTLYFSTENGGELVAFVETGEEIEENNRHLLDVFGSNMAVGFDNVALYERLQDQAYLDPLLLIPNLNKMLELLAEPPLSRGERNFAILDIDDFSAINDILGHDFGDDTLRGIYCCLRERLEESVIARTGSDRFGVLGPSSEVNPENLLSLFDEPFTIQGNNLRLSATIGLVALPDGIPTDSEILKNANLALKQAKKRKRGAAVYFSEKMGIHMRERMHLVRGMRTAFEEQHFFLVYQPKISLADGKPSGLEALLRWQTGDGEFVAPDYFVPLAEQTGFMLIIGTFVLRSACLQLARLREKGYTSLTMAINVSQLQLQEENFIQVLENVIQDYNIPADKIELEITESMAADDPQEIRELLLRIRNIGVGIALDDFGTGFSSLSVLKYLPVGRLKIDRCFISEMEQNDSIARVIIGLGKSLGMSVTAEGVETGDQYRSLQALGCDEAQGWFFSYPLEEGPLMEWLDTVFG, from the coding sequence ATGATGATAAATGGCGAGAGCGGGTCGAGGGCAGAAAACGATTATTTAACGATCCAGGACGACACCGCAGAAGCGGTTACGGAGGGAAAAGCCTTGAAGACCTGGAAAGTCCTGATAGTTGATGATGATCCGGATGTTCATCAGGCAACTGCGTTTGCCCTTCGCGGACTTATAATAGAGGACCGCCCGGTCAGTCTGGTGCATGCCCACAGTGCCGGCGACGCCCTTGAGCGTATTACCGATACCCCGGATATTGCTGTAGCTCTGCTGGATGTTGTGATGGAAACAGAGGATGCCGGACTGGCGGTGATTAAAAAGATCCGGGAACTACCCGGGGGCCAGGCTTTACGAATAATCCTGCGGACCGGACAGCCCGGCTACGCACCGGAGCTTGAGACGATTCGGCATTACGATATAAATGATTACAAAACAAAATCAGAGTTGACCAGAACACGGCTGTATACCAGTCTGACCGCTGCCATTCGCGCATACAGCCAGATGAAGAAGATGGAAGAGATGCGTGCCGGTCTTGAGATGGTTGTTGAGGCCAGTACCGAGCTTAATCAAAAACGCGGTCTGGAACGCTTTGCCGAAGGTGTCGTAGAGCAGCTCTGCGCGCTGCTGAGTATAGAACCCGAAGGACTGATTTGTGCTCAGGCCGGGGGAGCTGATAACAGGGAATCACTCCATATTATTGCCGCTGCGGGCCGCTATAGCAATCTTATTGAACAGCCTCTCGCAAATCTCGGGAATCCCGGAATCCAGAAGGCCATAGAACGCTGTCTTAAGAAGCGGTGTACCCTCTATGACCATGGTTTAACCCTCTACTTCTCCACAGAGAACGGAGGTGAACTTGTCGCTTTTGTAGAGACCGGGGAGGAGATAGAAGAGAACAACAGACACCTTCTGGATGTCTTCGGCTCGAATATGGCCGTCGGATTTGACAATGTTGCTCTGTATGAACGCCTGCAGGACCAGGCATACCTTGATCCATTGCTGCTGATTCCAAACCTCAACAAAATGCTCGAACTCCTGGCTGAACCGCCCTTGTCCAGGGGAGAACGTAACTTCGCGATTCTTGATATTGACGATTTCTCTGCAATTAATGATATCCTGGGGCATGATTTTGGTGACGACACTCTGCGTGGAATATACTGCTGTCTGCGGGAGAGGCTTGAAGAAAGTGTAATAGCCAGAACAGGCAGCGACAGATTCGGGGTTCTGGGGCCGTCTTCCGAAGTAAACCCCGAAAACCTTTTATCTCTTTTTGATGAACCCTTTACTATCCAGGGAAACAATCTCAGGCTTTCTGCGACTATCGGCCTTGTCGCCCTGCCGGATGGTATCCCAACTGATTCAGAGATCCTTAAGAACGCGAATCTGGCACTTAAACAGGCCAAGAAGCGCAAACGGGGGGCAGCGGTCTATTTTTCCGAGAAGATGGGTATTCACATGCGGGAGAGGATGCATCTGGTACGGGGAATGCGGACAGCCTTCGAAGAGCAGCACTTCTTTCTTGTGTACCAGCCAAAAATCAGCCTTGCTGACGGAAAACCCAGTGGTCTGGAGGCGCTTCTCAGGTGGCAGACAGGAGACGGAGAGTTCGTTGCACCGGACTACTTTGTTCCCCTGGCTGAACAGACGGGGTTTATGTTAATAATCGGGACATTCGTACTCCGGAGTGCCTGTCTGCAGCTGGCACGTTTGCGTGAAAAAGGATATACATCGCTCACTATGGCCATAAATGTCTCTCAGCTGCAGCTGCAGGAGGAAAACTTTATCCAGGTTCTGGAGAATGTTATTCAGGATTATAATATACCTGCAGACAAGATTGAACTGGAAATAACCGAATCCATGGCCGCCGATGATCCGCAGGAAATACGGGAACTGCTGCTGAGAATCAGGAATATCGGGGTCGGTATAGCCCTGGACGATTTCGGAACAGGTTTTTCTTCCTTGAGTGTGTTGAAGTATCTCCCCGTTGGCAGACTCAAGATCGATCGGTGTTTTATTTCGGAGATGGAACAGAATGACAGCATCGCGCGTGTAATCATAGGGCTTGGTAAAAGCCTGGGAATGAGTGTCACCGCCGAGGGAGTCGAAACAGGGGACCAATACCGTTCTTTACAGGCTCTCGGGTGTGATGAAGCCCAGGGATGGTTTTTCTCGTATCCCCTGGAAGAGGGCCCCTTAATGGAATGGCTCGATACTGTGTTCGGGTGA
- a CDS encoding FHA domain-containing protein has translation MSENKTIIENKGSKIDSSGIVRKGFLVGVSANILGQGFMLPEGEVLIGRDSSCGIRINDKQISGQHCRIKAGSKGIQIEDLESSNGTYLNRKKLKKPMPLNYGDRIVLGESILRLLFEEEL, from the coding sequence ATGTCAGAAAACAAGACGATTATAGAAAACAAAGGTTCAAAGATTGATTCTTCCGGTATCGTACGAAAGGGTTTCCTCGTCGGCGTATCGGCAAACATCCTCGGCCAGGGCTTTATGCTGCCGGAGGGGGAAGTATTGATTGGAAGGGATTCCTCCTGCGGGATCCGTATAAACGACAAGCAGATAAGCGGTCAGCATTGCAGAATAAAAGCCGGGTCTAAGGGTATACAGATTGAAGACCTCGAATCCTCCAACGGAACCTACCTGAACCGGAAAAAACTAAAGAAACCGATGCCCCTGAACTACGGCGACCGGATTGTGCTCGGGGAATCCATACTCCGTCTGCTATTTGAGGAAGAACTCTGA
- a CDS encoding glycoside-pentoside-hexuronide (GPH):cation symporter, with amino-acid sequence MNNPATWTKTSDQYGYYKLGKTETAGYASIDFAMNLVFQCIALYISYFYTDIFGIKPGHVAILFLVSRFWDAVNDPMMGTIVERQSPKRGKYWPYIMWGSIPFGVVAILTFTTPNVSYGLKLTWAAITYNLLNMLYTFIIQPYISAASLMTNDQGERTRLQSTRMMLAQSGGVVCAVMLPTVSGFFTRYMSLQSGYMLTTAIMSAVMVGILMWGAHQIIEKIPPQPLDENNKADARDVFKIWFTMGPIFVMFILFLGVYSFSQIQSTMGAYYIKYFAGRPELISWFSMMMMLPSVFGVPCVPYLTKKLRKKGTVFVGLTFAALGSLVLYLMPSTALVGMMFSRAISSFGYGILMGILWSIITDPVEYVDWKTGKRYTAICMTVMGLGIKFGMLVGGAVPNAVLERVGYVANTVQSTPVLEAIRNLTSLFPLIVIVAIMFIFGFFYKIDEEKVVQMQKEIASRVEDAELVAQS; translated from the coding sequence ATGAATAATCCCGCTACCTGGACTAAAACCAGTGACCAATATGGTTACTATAAATTAGGGAAAACAGAGACTGCCGGATATGCATCAATTGATTTTGCTATGAACTTGGTTTTTCAGTGCATCGCTCTGTACATCAGCTATTTTTACACTGATATTTTTGGAATTAAACCGGGACATGTTGCCATACTTTTTCTTGTATCAAGGTTCTGGGATGCAGTTAATGATCCAATGATGGGGACAATTGTCGAGCGTCAATCACCAAAGAGAGGAAAATACTGGCCATATATAATGTGGGGATCAATCCCTTTCGGTGTGGTTGCTATTCTAACCTTTACAACACCTAATGTTTCTTATGGTCTGAAACTTACCTGGGCAGCTATTACCTATAATCTTCTTAACATGCTGTATACCTTTATAATTCAGCCATATATATCTGCTGCATCTTTGATGACCAATGATCAGGGAGAGAGAACTCGTCTGCAGTCCACCCGTATGATGCTGGCCCAGAGCGGTGGAGTTGTATGCGCGGTAATGTTGCCAACAGTGAGTGGATTCTTTACTCGGTATATGTCGTTGCAATCTGGATATATGCTTACCACAGCGATTATGTCGGCAGTGATGGTCGGAATTCTTATGTGGGGGGCCCATCAGATTATTGAGAAGATTCCTCCTCAGCCACTTGATGAAAATAACAAAGCAGATGCACGGGATGTTTTTAAGATATGGTTTACCATGGGACCGATCTTTGTAATGTTCATACTTTTCCTGGGGGTATATTCTTTCAGTCAGATTCAATCAACAATGGGTGCTTATTACATCAAGTATTTCGCAGGTCGACCTGAATTAATCTCCTGGTTTTCAATGATGATGATGCTTCCATCGGTGTTTGGCGTTCCGTGTGTTCCATACTTAACAAAGAAACTTAGAAAGAAAGGTACGGTCTTTGTCGGTTTGACCTTTGCGGCGCTTGGATCTCTGGTTCTCTATCTTATGCCCTCAACTGCACTTGTTGGGATGATGTTCTCGCGCGCGATCTCATCCTTTGGTTATGGAATCCTTATGGGAATCCTCTGGTCAATAATTACCGATCCAGTTGAATATGTCGACTGGAAAACTGGAAAGCGCTATACCGCAATTTGCATGACAGTAATGGGGCTTGGAATCAAGTTCGGTATGCTGGTAGGTGGTGCTGTACCGAATGCAGTCCTGGAAAGAGTTGGCTATGTTGCCAATACCGTTCAGTCGACTCCAGTTCTTGAAGCTATTCGTAATCTGACCTCACTGTTTCCCCTGATTGTTATTGTAGCAATAATGTTCATTTTTGGATTCTTCTACAAGATTGATGAAGAAAAGGTTGTGCAGATGCAGAAAGAGATAGCTTCACGAGTGGAAGACGCTGAGCTTGTAGCCCAGAGTTAA
- a CDS encoding ATP-binding protein has product MPMKNAEEELLVFREMVECANDGMLLVEDGIIIECNPAACRLFGLPHDKLAGQHPGTLSPEYQENGRKSLEYADELMADAMAGNARTFLWQHCKADGAVFTAEMALNPAKTVHVSDGKEAKRFVTVFRDVTKTIEAEKALEKSEQRFRRLFELAPVHLLLISRDGRIMARNRWHANLLGYTDEEIPDIEHYWSLIIPDPGERNRAKALWEAGIERISKTGGELKPTELRVATKSGELRNLVAGGSIIGSEIVVTFYDVTEERLFQAELEQMNTQLEKRVQERTRELEDALSTLRRTQEELIRSEKLAGLGSLVAGIAHELNTPIGNAVMVASTLRDLERHFSKLSQEGLKRSVLENFVRDLQESTEVIERNLLRAAEMIKSFKQVAVDQSSHQRRAFLLSEIVNELRLALSPQFKRSTVELLVDVDPEICMNSFPGPLSQVLMNLVNNAMIHAFEDGTAGEILLSSSAVSQDSLTIRVRDNGSGIEPHVLPHIFNPFFTTKLGTGGSGLGLHIAYSLVTGILGGSINIKSEAAQGTEVCLHLPVTAPAKNEEILQ; this is encoded by the coding sequence ATGCCCATGAAGAATGCAGAAGAAGAGTTGCTGGTATTCCGCGAGATGGTGGAGTGTGCCAACGACGGTATGCTCCTTGTGGAAGATGGAATCATTATCGAATGCAATCCTGCTGCCTGCCGTCTCTTTGGATTGCCCCATGATAAACTCGCCGGACAACATCCGGGAACGCTTTCTCCGGAGTACCAGGAAAACGGGCGCAAATCTCTGGAGTATGCTGATGAGCTGATGGCGGATGCCATGGCCGGCAATGCCAGAACCTTTCTGTGGCAGCACTGTAAAGCAGACGGAGCTGTCTTTACCGCGGAAATGGCTCTTAACCCGGCCAAGACAGTACACGTTTCTGACGGAAAAGAGGCCAAACGCTTTGTCACGGTCTTTAGAGATGTGACAAAGACGATCGAGGCGGAAAAGGCGTTGGAGAAGAGCGAGCAGCGTTTTCGCCGCCTTTTTGAACTGGCTCCTGTCCACCTTTTACTGATATCCCGGGACGGCCGTATTATGGCGCGCAACAGATGGCATGCAAACCTGCTGGGATACACCGATGAAGAGATTCCTGACATTGAGCACTACTGGTCCCTGATTATTCCGGATCCGGGAGAACGAAACAGGGCTAAAGCATTATGGGAGGCCGGAATAGAGCGGATCTCGAAGACCGGAGGAGAGCTCAAGCCGACGGAACTGCGTGTTGCCACCAAAAGCGGAGAACTGCGTAACCTGGTAGCAGGCGGATCCATTATCGGCTCTGAGATAGTGGTCACCTTCTATGATGTAACCGAGGAACGTCTTTTTCAGGCCGAGCTGGAACAGATGAACACCCAACTGGAAAAAAGGGTTCAGGAACGGACCCGGGAACTGGAAGATGCCCTTTCGACACTGCGGCGAACCCAGGAGGAATTGATCCGATCCGAAAAACTCGCCGGGCTTGGCTCACTGGTTGCAGGTATCGCTCATGAACTGAATACTCCTATCGGCAACGCTGTGATGGTAGCCAGCACCCTGCGCGATTTGGAGCGACATTTCTCAAAGCTCTCTCAGGAAGGGCTTAAACGCTCGGTTCTGGAGAACTTTGTCCGGGATTTACAGGAATCTACAGAAGTAATAGAGCGCAATCTGCTCCGGGCGGCGGAGATGATAAAGAGCTTTAAACAGGTAGCCGTTGATCAGTCAAGCCACCAGCGGCGGGCCTTCCTGTTATCCGAGATAGTTAATGAACTGCGGCTTGCCCTTAGTCCCCAGTTTAAACGGAGTACAGTCGAACTGCTGGTGGATGTGGATCCGGAGATCTGTATGAACAGCTTTCCCGGGCCATTGTCCCAGGTACTGATGAATCTGGTGAATAACGCAATGATCCACGCTTTTGAAGATGGTACTGCGGGTGAAATCCTGCTGTCTTCCTCTGCTGTATCTCAGGATAGTCTGACAATCAGGGTACGGGATAACGGGAGCGGAATTGAGCCTCATGTGCTGCCTCACATTTTTAACCCCTTCTTTACAACAAAACTTGGAACGGGAGGATCCGGATTGGGGCTGCACATTGCGTACTCCCTGGTAACGGGAATCCTTGGCGGATCGATAAACATAAAAAGTGAAGCGGCACAAGGAACTGAGGTTTGTCTGCATCTGCCCGTAACAGCTCCCGCGAAAAATGAGGAAATTTTGCAATAA
- a CDS encoding glycoside hydrolase family 3 N-terminal domain-containing protein has product MSDMPAYKNESLKFEERARDLVSRMTLEEKASQTRYNSPAIPRLGIPSYNWWNEALHGVARAGVATMFPQAIGMASTFDEELIFRVADVISTEGRAKYHEFQRQNDNGIYKGLTFWSPNINIFRDPRWGRGHETYGEDPLSDRQAWGSIYQRPSGGG; this is encoded by the coding sequence ATGTCTGATATGCCTGCTTACAAGAACGAATCACTGAAGTTTGAAGAACGGGCCCGGGACCTTGTATCAAGAATGACCCTGGAGGAGAAAGCCTCACAGACCCGGTACAACTCTCCGGCAATTCCGCGACTGGGAATACCCTCCTACAACTGGTGGAACGAAGCCCTTCATGGTGTAGCCCGGGCGGGGGTGGCGACCATGTTCCCTCAGGCCATCGGTATGGCCTCGACCTTTGACGAGGAGCTGATATTTCGGGTCGCGGATGTAATTTCCACCGAAGGCAGGGCCAAGTATCATGAATTTCAGCGGCAGAATGACAACGGTATCTATAAGGGACTGACCTTCTGGTCTCCCAATATCAATATTTTTCGCGATCCCCGCTGGGGCCGCGGGCATGAAACCTACGGAGAAGACCCCCTATCTGACCGGCAGGCTTGGGGCAGCATTTATCAGAGGCCTTCAGGGGGCGGATAA
- a CDS encoding glycoside hydrolase family 3 C-terminal domain-containing protein: MKPTEKTPYLTGRLGAAFIRGLQGADKKYLKTAACAKHFAVHSGPEAERHSFDALASAKDMRETYLPAFRDAVKEAGVESVMGAYNRTNGEPCCGSPTLLQKILREEWGFTGHVVSDCWAIKDFHEDHKITNSPSESIALAMNNGCDLNCGHMYLHLMDACREGLVSEKAIDQAVTRLMITRMKLGMFDDPGHVPFASIPYGVNDSSEHRDFALEVSRQSLVLLKNDKGTLPLDTKSIQSIAVIGPNADNEEAMKANYCGTPSHMTTVLKGIQQAAEPDTRVFYAEGCHLYANRTEKRAEPKDRLAEAVAAARMADVAVVCLGLDPTIEGEEIHIIEGETAGPGGEEEIPRGDKKDLNLPGQQQELLEAVCATGKPVILVLLTGSALSVTWADRHVPAIVLGWYPGAEGSKAIASLLFGEYSPSGKLPVTFYASTDELPDFKDYSMKNRTYRYMTGEALYPFGFGLSYTSFEYRDLSLGSDKIEVGDKLECRAKVKNSGSRESGETVQMYLKDMEAGTIVPNWELKAVRKLNLKPGEETEVRFTLTDRHMTMIDDKGRRILEPGQYTVYIGGSQPDKRSTRLTGSEVQSATFEVRGIAREYDY, from the coding sequence ATGAAACCTACGGAGAAGACCCCCTATCTGACCGGCAGGCTTGGGGCAGCATTTATCAGAGGCCTTCAGGGGGCGGATAAAAAATACCTGAAAACCGCAGCCTGCGCGAAACATTTTGCTGTTCACAGCGGCCCTGAAGCAGAGCGCCACAGTTTTGATGCCCTGGCATCCGCCAAGGATATGCGGGAGACCTATCTTCCCGCCTTTCGTGATGCTGTTAAGGAGGCCGGGGTCGAATCGGTCATGGGCGCCTATAACAGAACGAATGGAGAGCCCTGCTGCGGCAGTCCGACCCTGCTGCAGAAGATCCTGCGGGAAGAGTGGGGCTTTACCGGGCATGTCGTTTCTGACTGCTGGGCCATAAAGGATTTTCACGAGGACCACAAGATAACCAACTCTCCTTCAGAGTCTATTGCCCTGGCCATGAACAACGGCTGCGATCTTAACTGCGGTCATATGTACCTGCATCTTATGGATGCCTGCAGGGAGGGGCTTGTCTCGGAGAAGGCAATAGATCAGGCGGTGACGCGCTTAATGATCACCCGTATGAAGCTCGGGATGTTCGACGATCCCGGGCATGTTCCCTTTGCTTCCATACCTTACGGGGTGAATGACAGCTCCGAACACCGGGATTTTGCATTGGAGGTATCCAGACAGTCCCTGGTCCTGCTGAAGAACGACAAGGGAACACTTCCCCTGGACACAAAAAGCATACAGTCCATTGCTGTTATCGGACCCAACGCGGATAACGAAGAGGCCATGAAGGCCAACTACTGTGGTACCCCTTCCCACATGACCACCGTGCTTAAAGGAATCCAGCAGGCGGCGGAGCCGGATACCCGGGTTTTCTACGCTGAGGGCTGTCACCTGTATGCAAACAGGACCGAGAAACGGGCGGAACCGAAGGACCGGTTGGCGGAGGCGGTTGCCGCAGCCCGCATGGCGGATGTCGCGGTAGTCTGCCTCGGGCTGGATCCCACCATAGAAGGGGAAGAGATCCATATTATCGAGGGCGAAACTGCCGGACCAGGAGGAGAAGAGGAGATCCCCAGGGGAGATAAAAAGGACCTTAACCTTCCGGGGCAGCAGCAGGAATTGCTTGAAGCTGTTTGTGCCACGGGAAAACCTGTCATTCTTGTGCTGTTAACGGGGAGCGCTCTCTCGGTAACCTGGGCGGATCGGCATGTTCCGGCGATTGTTCTGGGTTGGTACCCGGGTGCTGAAGGCAGCAAGGCCATCGCTTCCCTTTTATTCGGTGAGTACAGTCCGTCAGGCAAGCTGCCGGTTACCTTTTACGCCTCTACAGACGAATTACCCGACTTTAAGGACTATTCCATGAAGAACCGTACCTACCGGTATATGACAGGCGAAGCCCTGTATCCTTTTGGTTTTGGTTTGAGCTATACCAGCTTTGAATACAGGGATTTGTCTCTGGGCAGCGACAAAATTGAGGTTGGCGATAAGCTGGAATGCCGGGCCAAGGTTAAGAACAGCGGATCCCGTGAATCCGGAGAGACTGTACAGATGTACCTGAAGGACATGGAAGCCGGAACCATTGTCCCGAACTGGGAATTGAAGGCTGTGCGCAAGCTGAATCTGAAACCCGGTGAGGAAACGGAGGTCCGGTTTACCCTTACAGACCGTCACATGACAATGATTGACGATAAAGGCAGGCGCATCCTCGAGCCGGGGCAGTACACAGTGTACATTGGCGGCAGTCAGCCGGATAAACGCAGCACACGGCTTACAGGAAGCGAGGTACAAAGCGCGACATTTGAAGTCCGCGGTATTGCCCGGGAGTATGATTATTGA
- a CDS encoding IS5 family transposase, translating into MEITPEQFAIIEDLLPVQRGNVKLLNLDVLNAVLHIAEHGCKWRGLPERFGNWHSVYMRANRWAKQGVLEKVFLALQEAEIINIRVDHVSLDSTAVKVHPDGTGALKKNGPQSIGKSRAGWTTKIHMVAAGAQTAVTFSLSPGQAGDAPEGRKLLNTLKDKRWKGTKVLMDRAYEGDETRQLVLDLEMAPVVPPKRNRRNPWEYDKELYKKRNEVERLFRRLKGFRRIFSRFEKLDVMFVFFIHFALIVDTLFSVNRP; encoded by the coding sequence ATGGAAATTACCCCAGAACAGTTTGCCATAATAGAAGACTTATTACCGGTTCAACGAGGAAACGTGAAACTTTTAAATCTTGATGTCCTTAATGCGGTCCTGCATATTGCTGAACATGGTTGTAAGTGGCGAGGACTCCCTGAGAGATTCGGGAATTGGCATAGTGTCTATATGAGAGCCAATCGCTGGGCTAAGCAAGGTGTACTCGAGAAGGTTTTTCTCGCCCTTCAAGAGGCAGAAATTATCAATATTCGGGTTGATCATGTCTCTTTGGATAGTACGGCTGTCAAGGTCCATCCCGATGGAACGGGCGCTTTAAAAAAAAACGGTCCTCAATCTATCGGAAAGTCGAGGGCCGGATGGACAACCAAGATTCACATGGTGGCGGCCGGGGCTCAAACAGCCGTAACTTTCTCGTTATCTCCCGGTCAGGCCGGAGATGCCCCCGAAGGCCGAAAGCTCTTAAACACCTTGAAAGATAAGAGATGGAAAGGCACCAAGGTTCTCATGGACAGGGCCTATGAAGGCGATGAGACCAGGCAACTGGTTCTTGACCTTGAGATGGCACCAGTGGTGCCTCCCAAACGAAATAGGCGTAATCCCTGGGAATATGACAAGGAACTGTATAAAAAACGTAATGAAGTAGAGCGACTATTCCGTCGTCTTAAGGGCTTTCGGCGCATTTTTTCCCGATTTGAGAAATTAGATGTGATGTTTGTGTTTTTTATCCACTTCGCTTTAATTGTTGATACCCTTTTTAGTGTGAACAGGCCCTAG